GTTTTATGTTTGTGTATTTATTGCGCCAAAGGCGCGCTCACGGCAATGTGTAAGGCCGTGagttttagaataaaaattgacgggctcggtaagatattaccggccgcgtcttaaTGTACTGAACCGGTTCTAAGAAGAACGGCTCGATTGATAAAGCTCGTTGTAACCCTTTCCCTGGTATTGGAGGAACTCCGTTCGGAAAGTGGTCTTCCGTATTGCAACTGCTCTCCGAGCACGCCCTAGGCGGTGAGGTTTGGATTGCAATGGAGTCTCTGGTGTGCCTTGCAATGCgaccgtctcggctctcggcgCTGCAGAGCGTTCTGCGAACCGAGGAGAGAAAGGTCTCCGAATGCTCTCCCAACAACGAGAATATCCCTTGGAGGCCGAGTCAGCCGGACTGGATATAGCCGGAGTCTGTGGGGGCGACGGCGGTGCTGGTGAGTCAGCGGGCCGCTTAGGTGAAGTGTGCGGCTGAAGCTGGGACTCTGCTTTTCGTTTCCGTGCCTTTCTAGGCACTGTGAGAAAAGCGACGAGGTAACTAGCCTCTGGTTACGCTCTGAAGTAGCAGAGCTATTACTCAGCTCAAGGGCCCTAAtcgagagctcgccttgaagcgagtgagtgaagAAAAGCTTGCGTCGACGCTCTTTTATACAGCGTCGAATGATTCTCGATCGTGAGAAAGCCTTACACCGCCTGTGCAACCTAGGGTGCGTTCGGAAACCTATTTCCCAGGGTAGGGGTCGCTTAAGCCCGTTCGTAAACGTCATTTTTTTCCCATTCTCTATTCCAGCGTTCGAAAACATAAGGGAAAAATTCCCAGAGTGTTCCCTGCGTACCTCATTCGGGAGTGTGGGAAAGATTACCTGTCTTGCGCAGTGCATCAAATCACACAAgtgtgatatatttttcaagcgCGTATTCACGTGTATACaaaacaatgaataaaataattaaaataaataaattatcacacTGCGTTGTGGAAAGTGTGGAGAAAACACCGATTTTTGacacgaaaaaataaaaagttcttCTACATGACAAAACAagtaaatgcaattatttaaattctttaatccCTTTTATTAACGCATGTATTCGTATTTacaagttaattattttgacataatttataatctgtAGCAAGTTTTAgtcttgtttatttattattaacttttctGGAATATAAATGATGTGTGTGTAAATGCGAAgatgttttatgtattattgtcCTGTCATGAAACCGCTATCAGCTTTTGTGCATGAATAGCTAGCTTACTTTAATATGTGCGTCAAAACGTCAAGACAATcattttctatacattttacgatTGCACTGTACATTTTTCAGatggaaatattatgtatgttagCATCAATGAtgctataattaaaacatttctgtTGGACTACGGCTATAAAGTTTCTAATAAGAACAACATAAGCAAATCTACAGAAAATTCAAATGTGGGTTCATGTTACAACATTTTACAACcatctaataaaattgcaacacAAAAAGAAACCCAGGAAGATTGCAATCCTAAACATTTTGATAACGACAGGTTAAATGCAAGTGGCACATCAGGTAAAGCTACATGGACTCATAAAAGCACATTATTACTCTGCAACGACTTTTCCGTCGGGCAGAAGTAGACCCGCCGGTAAGCGTATCAAACCTCGTTGCTTTATTTACTGGATGTTAACAATTTCGACAATTCTTATGATTGGGCGCCAGGCGCAGATTAACGCGCCGCACGAACAAATTAcgtcaaacaatattttatttatttgaaagcaACGGCGATAAGCGCGACTAGCCCACTCTACAACTGGCAGAGGGGCGAGGTTCTTTAGAGAAGCTCAAGACTGATTTGGGAGAGAGGAGTCTGAAAGAAGTTGATTATTAAGAACACATTTATTTGATAACAAGTAACATTTAATCCTTTTAATTAGGTTAAATAAGGTTGACGCCGGTTGATAGGCGCCTTAACAGTCCCGCGAAGGGGAGACATTCTTTTATCTCTGTGAGAGGCTTTAGGATTTGGCTGTTCGACTCGCGGAAATCCGCGTACTCTCGTCTCACACGGTATAATATTCGGCGTGCAAGCTCGATCACTCTCATTAAATACAGTTGTTACGATTAACTTAACTTTAACCTTTCTCTTTAACGGTTAGCCTACAATACGAGTTCTGTCTCAATATTATTCTCACGGTTCGGATAGTAAACGCTCGACCGAAGGCCGAGGCGAGAAATACGCGATAGGCTAACTTCAAGATTTTAACGCTCGGTACAGCAATACATAAATCGACGCGAAATTGTTACTCACAAGAAGACATTATTCCATATAAAACGACTGTCGGCTCGGCAGCCCCGAGAGGAAAGAAGGCATGGCGAAATCTTAACCTACAGAAGCGGTAGTCAGCGGGGCCCGGCCGAAATCTAACCTCGCACGATACCGCGAGACATCTCGAGACGTGCTATATTCCTTACGCAAAATATGCGGGTTCTTAATTCCACGAGGCTCGGGCCGCCTGCTGATACCGCTCTTACCGCGAAGTCGAAGTGGTGGCCTTACAAATCGCTGGTACGCCCGTTGTGGTTCTCGAGGTTCCGCCCAGGTTGCCGACTCGCCGAACAGTGACGACAGCGAGGCTCGCCGGACAGCGGTGACATTCCGCGCATCGTCCTGCGCATGTAGATCCGCGCTATCGATTAGCGCTACTTGATCCTTCGATATATCTAGCGATCTCGATCCTCGCGTCGCTCCTCGACATTTCGGCCCTCGGTGACGCTTTTCCGAGGTGACCCCGGTCTCTCTCTTTTGGCAGCTGCCGTTAACGCCCTTCGTGGCCTTCTCCGTTTCCGGATCCGAACCTTCTTTGAATCGGTCGGGAACTGGCCAGGTTCCGACCGGATTCTTCTTTCCTGGCTCGTTACAACAGCTCCTTGTTCGGGTACTCCACCCCGGGTCTTCGGCGTGTGAGAGCGCGCTTCCCTCTCGGGCGTCATCTCTCTCGGTGCGTTCACCGGCCTCGATATGCTCCGTATCTGAAATCGTAACTGCGGTAGCGACTGTGTCTGGAATCGAATGATATTTGCAAGGGTGTTTTTACTTGCCCTTATCCTGGATCCGTCTGCACGCCGTCCGGGCCTCCGTCGTCTTGCCTGCCGAGTCCCTCGCAGGTCCCACGAAGGCTGCTCCACGGTAATTCACAATATGAGAGTTTGGCCACTCACCACGACTCGCTTAATTCGCTACAAcgcaaaatctaaaatctccaAAAGAGAATTAAGAGGGAGAGGTTGTCGCCCCCCCGCGGTGGGGTCCCCGACCTCAAATTTCCCTCCTCGATCGGGCTttctcgcccttgtgacggacgtcaaaaatgtcacgtcacaactcatagatttatataataaatataaaacacaatttaaTCCACAATGATAAAAACTGAAGCAGTGTGGAAAAAAATAGTTGCTGAAATGAAAACTGCTGGCTATGAATTTTCATCCGGCCAgtgtaaagataaaataaaatacatgaagcgctgttatttaaaaaaaatagacaataTGTGTTTGAGATCGCAAAATGCATCTCGCGTGCCAAGCACGATAAGGAACTCGAAATTCATTTGTAATCAACGCTCCCAATCGTCGAAAAAACAGTTACATGCTCATTAAAGCATGACGCCCTCTGATAAACactcagataaaaaaaagggaaacGACGAGCTTAACAATAAACAATCAACCGTCTGCTGCCCAACGGCAAGCCACGAATTGCAACCGCGCGTACGCGAACTTACGCGTCACAATCTCTGTAAGCCAATGCGATGGCCAATTCCGCCTGCGCGCAAGTCAACAACGACTCGTTTTTAACAACTCTAAACGAGTAACCAATAAACCACAATTTGCGGAGGTCAACTTGAgcgtttttaaattatccaaAACGATTGGTTACTCGCTATCAGAAGCCCCGTTTTTCCTAGTATAAAGAACCCAACACCGACCCTGCTAACGCTTTTTGCACCGCAGTAAAAGTTACACCGCTCCGCGTTCTTTACACGTTCGCTTCCGCAAGTTCCGCAAATTTCGACTGAGTCGAATCGCTTGCACCCTCGCGCTCCATCCGATCGTTGATAGGGTGTTTCGCATCTAAAAACAGGTTCCCAGTAAGCATTTTTGCTGGTGGAAgttctaaaagatatctaaaagatatctttagcAAGATATCTTGAAGGCACTTTGAAAAGAACTCTAAACGGTATCGCAAAGACGTCGTGTTGCACGACGCGACTGCTTGATGGCGCGGCAGTCGTTTTCGCCTATAAGTATTTGGCACGGTACGTGTGTTAAAGATATtgattgtttatttgtttgaTCGATGCAACTAAGTGCTACTGTGATCTgcgatttttattgtttttaacaaGTAAGTGCAAAAACAgtgactattttttttaacaatttgtgTCTTTGAActtaatctgaaaaaaaattacaaaagtttggttagtatttttttataaagcctttaatttttttacgtatgATTAGCACGTGATATTTCAATAGGTTATGTATTCCTATTAAGCGAAGATTAatctgatataataaataatatatacctttacaaatttacaaacagctaaacattatttaatcaaatttcttttgttacgaaaatttcttgaaataacTGAATCTGTACATTTTCTAACCTTTAAGCTCCTCAAGATATAACCTTCAAAGAGTATTGTCCATCTGcgacaacaatatatatttcttacatgtTAACGTagacaatttttcaacaaatctttatcaaagaaatgtcatatttacaattaaacaattcaGCAAAATAAAGTAATGTTAACAAGTTAATAATATGGATCTCTAAGTAAATGTCGTTCAAGATAAACAGTTTaagaacaataaatataatatatacaataaaatataatacataaaaatataatacatactttTTGGCATCAAATCTACATATTAGCGAGCTATAGTTTGTTTCTCAATTGGTTacataattagataattaaaaacagtaaatatttataaaaattaattaaatttgtattaatcgTTAGATGTTCGGCTATTGAAacatttactttaaatatggataaataaatattgatgataaatattagatttgtgcaataaataacatgttatattaataatatcaaatgtcACAATAAgctaacttaatttttttactcgaCTGTTTTGGCATGATTTTggcattcaatatttattggcGATTATTCcttcagttaaaaaaattttaaatacataagtttatataacgttaatatatcatattaagcTTTATTTTAGCGCTATAGTCTTTCGCATGACACTTTGTTTGTTTCAAACCATacgttttaaaagaaaacaattttgtttaaaaaacgagaaaatatttttaaaaagtcttatttacattaaactttattttggttttctaaaatatttgctattataaatttattaacattgaaGTTATTGAATCgataatagcaaatatttaaaaaaaaatttacatttagttttatttttgttttttaaaatatttgcttatcaATAATCGATGATTAATGATTTGTTAACATTAAAGTTTTAGAACGGCCAAAATTATGCCaaagcgtaaaaaatatattgatcttTCTCGATCTCAACAATGGCGTTGACGAAAGGAAATATCAgactttgataaaaataaaattttcaatgatacGAAAGAgaaacattgtaaaaaaattgatgtttcTTAAGCATCCAAGGCAAACGACGATAATGTCAATGGCattgaatatatgtttaaaacatgtcaaatatatatatatatatgtgaacGGTGTATGTGTAACGGTAACATTGAGtgacatatacatacatgtcaCTCATCAATGTCACCGTTACACACACCgttcacacatatatatttgacatattttaaacatatatttttaaaatattttaacgatacCTCGAAATTGTCTGAAAGATATCTTTATGAAGATCGTAAAGAATAATTCaagatatctttaaaatttcttaaagaaGTCTAAAAGTGTTGCATAAGACATCTATTAGATTTCTTTTCAAGGTCTTTTGGGCAATTTCTAAGATATCTAAAAGACATGCAAGACATCTTTTAGGcatctaaaagatatctttttgcTTACTGGATTTCGAGTGATCAAATCtttgtattcattaattatagaatttattcagtgtatgtgtgtgtgtaaaaataaatagtgttTAAGATTTTGTTACGAATTGGTTGAGTCTCTGTCGCACTCCTTACAAATCCTGCGCTTTGTATTTacgtctctctcgctcgcaaACATTTGTTGGTCCTTCGAGTCGGATACATCGCCGAACTCCGCGCGTTCGTGAGTGCACTCTGACGTCGGAACAGCAAAAATGAGCAGTGAATTCAGCGCCCTGCTGAACGGCCAGCGTGATCTCCACGGTTGCATGTCCCGTTTTGTAGACAACCTAAAAAAGATGGGAGCAAGTAACATCACGCAAAGCGCCATCGAAACACGTATTAAGCTGTTAGATCAGATGTGGGCCAAGTTCGAGACGCAGTACGATCTCATTCGCGCTGCATACAAGGAGAGGTACGATGAGAGTAAGTACGTTACGTCAAACTTCTTCGAGATCGCTGAGAACACTTACGTGCAGCAACGCAGCGCGCTCGCCGAGTACCTCAAGCGATTCCAGGTTGCCACAATAACACCAGCTCCGACCGGGGAGTGAAGTAACGAGCATACCTCGAAAACCGCGTTGCCTCGCATCAAACTGCCACAGTTTTCAGGGGCGTACGAAGATTGGCCAACTTTCCGCGACCTCTTCCTATCGGTCATCGGAGACAACTCGTCAATATCCAATGTCGAGCGGTTCCATTACCTCTGATCGTGTCTGCAGGGGTCCACTAAAAAGTTAATTCGACTGTTAACTGTGACCGGCGAGAATTACACCCGCGCGTGGGCTCTCTTAGAGAAGcactacaaaaataaaaaggaactGATACGCTCCAATTTCGCCACATTTACCGCCATGGCGAAAATGAAGGCAGATACCGCTGAAGAGCTCAGCCGCGTCTATCACGCTGTGACCGCTGCCGTGAACGCCCAGGAGAGCATCGGGAAGCCCAACGAAACTCACGGCATGGATCTCTTCAATCACCTGATCATCGACCTGTTCGATCCTCGCACACGACTCGAGTGGAAGTCATCAACCTGTGACTCCTTCAACCCTCCAGAGTACGACACACTGCTGAACTTTCTCAGTAAGCGGATCCTCACACTGAACGCCGCGAAGCCGAGGAGCGCCGCGAAGGTCACCAGCGACGCCTCACGATCCGCGAAGTCGCACTTCGTCAAGCACGGGTCCAGCTCTTCACTGTGTCCTCTGCAAGAAGCACCACTCTATCATGCAGTGCAGTGGGTTCAAGGCAAAGTCCGCAAGTGACCGGAAGTCCTTCGTTGAAACAAACAAATTGTGCTACAACTGCCTCGGCAACCACCCAGTCGCACGGTGCCAGTCGACAAAGAACTGTTTCACGTGTAAAGTACGCCATCACACCATGCTACACGACGCCCACACGTCACCCAAACCCGCTGAGGTCACTGCACTGTCCGCAACAAGGGAGAAAAATGATGGCAAGGCCATCCTTCTCGCCACCGCTCGGGTGCTCGTCGCCGATCGCCATGGAGACACCTACGAAGTTCGAATCCTGATTGATCAAGGTTCGGAAGTGTCCATCATCTCCGAAGCTCTGGCACAGAGGTTGCAGCTGCTGCGATCCCGCAGCAAGGTATCGATCGTCGGAGTCGGAGGTGCACAATCAGGATTGACCCGCGGAAGGGTCACTCTAGAGCTCACCTCAGGGTAACCGGAGCAAAACTCAGCGCCATGACCTTCGTACTTCCGCGCCTCTCGCTATACCGAGGCTCCACCAGGGAGAGCCCGGGTGCTTGGCGACACGTCCAAGGACTCCCGCTAGCTGACCCACAGTACTACGCCAGTGATCCCATTGAACTGCTTCTCGGAGCCGAAGTTTGCTCGGTCATCTTCGAGGACGGCCTCCGCAAGGGCGGGCCTCAGGCTCCGATCGCATAGCGGACATTGGGATGGATTCTGTCGGGAGGTTGCAGAGTAACATCCCCGAACTCGCAACGTAGCTCGCTCCAATGCACTGCCGACCATGACCTGGCCGAGCTATTGCAGCGCTTCTGAGAGCAAGAAAAGGAGCCTTCCGCCCCCGCCGCATTCACGCCTGAAGAACAACGTTGCGAGGACTTCTTGCAAACTCACGAGCGCACCCCCGAAGGGCGATACGTGGTGTGACTGCCATTTTCCTCCGCTCCAACGGCGCTCGGCGAAACTCGCAGACCAGCCGAGCGACTCCTCGTAGCGATGGAGAGGAAGTGCGCTCAAGATTTGCGGTTCGGTAAGCTCTACCGCACGTTCATGCACGAATACCACGACTTGCAGCATATGGAACTCGCGAATGCACCACTGGGAAAGGAGGAACACACGTGCTACTTGCCGCACCATGGGGTGCTCCGCGAGTCAAGTGCCACCACAAAGCTTCGAGTCGTCTTCAACGGGTCACAACGCACAAGGTCTGGTGAGTTACTGAACGCACACTTTTTTGTTGGCACGAATCTTCTGCCCGCGCTCTCCGACGTCGTGCTGCGCTGGCGATGGCACCGTTTCGCCATGATCGCAGACATCGAGAAAATGTACCGGCAAATCATTGTGCACCCTAGCGATTGCGATTTCCAGCGAATACTCTGGAGACACGACGTCGCCGACGACGTGTGCAAATACCGGCTCACAACCGTGACATACGGCCTCGCGTGTGCACCATTCCTCGCAATCCGAACTCTTCGGCAACTCGCAGACGACGAACGATCACGATATCCCCGCGGCGCTCCGGTCCTGCACCGCGACTGCTATGTCGACGACGTCGTTACGGGAGCTCACACGTTGCCCGATGCGATTGCAACCTGCAAGGAGCTCCGTGAATTGTGCACGGCGGGCGGGTTTCCGCTCAAAAAATGGGGTTCGAACTGCGAGGCAATCCTGGACGAGATCCCTCAGGAGCACCGGACTCAAACAGCACCGCACTCATGGCAGACCGACAGTCACTCCACCCTCGGCTTGCGTTGGCACCCAGCCGAAGGCAGTTTCGCGTTCACGATTCACCCGCGCACTCTCAGTGAATTTACAAAACGGCGCGTCCTCGCGGAGACAGTGAGGCTCTTCGATCCACTGGGATGGCTCTCTCCCGTAGTGATCCGCGCGAAAATCCTCATTCAATCAGCTTGGCTACGGCACCTGGACTGGGACACATCTCTTCCGCCGTCTGACGCCCATCAGAGGCAGCAGTTTTTCGCCGAGTTACCGTCGCTCGACCAGGTTAGGATGAGTCACTGGCTTGGCACCGGTGCCGAGGGCGCGCACACCGAGGTGCACGGATTCGCCGACGCGTCAGAACGAGGATACGCCGCGGCCGCGTACCTCCGTGTCACGCAGCGCGGAAGCATGTCGATCCACTTGCTAACCGCAAAAAGCAAGGTCGCCCGTAAAACAAATGACTTTTCCGCGTCTCGAGCTGTGCGCGGCCACTCTGCTGACGACACTCACGCTACACGTCCGCACCACGCTGAGCCTGTCCGCCGCGCCCGTGCATCTGTGGTCAGACTCAAAGGTGACACTGCACTGGATCCAAGGGCACGCCTCACGCTGAAAAACGTACGTGGCGAACCGCGTGTTGCAGATACAGCTGCAACTCCCAGACGCGCAATGACACCATGTCCCTGGGCGAGACAACCCAGCGGACTGCCTCCAGGGGGATCGCACCGAGCGAGTTCCTCCATCATCCGCTCTGGTAGGCAGGGTCACCAAGaaattctttacaaaaatcagttaatttcttaaattttttaaatttttggcggccatattggatccgccattttagtttagacttatgtgacagtgcacagataaacagagtactcgaaagtgttaattggaagagaaaaacgtcgaatgaataatcgctacacttgaataattaccgtttttattattttttttcggttttctaaaattttaagtatgatccaattgaatttgataattttgtcacgcgccattggaaagcttacatttttttgtaaattttaaaattttttcaaaaatttttagatcaaatagaaaatgggcagcatgggtgtaaagttgagaaagaatgccccatatatatatatatatataaaatttatttatttaatgctatTATCTTTGCAGTAAGAACAGACGAAACAATTGAGATAGAAGAAGATATGGaaaatattgatgttaaaGAAGAGAAAACTTCAAAAAACAAAGGACGGAAAAGGAAGAGTACAAGTGATGATTTATTAGCTAAGTTGAATAGTAGAGAAGAAGCCAAAGAGCGTAGACATCTTGAGAAACAAACAATTCAACGTGAGAGTATAACCGTTTTCAAGAATGTCATGAACGAGTTACTGAAAAAACTCTGAGTCCAAGAAATACTTTAACTTAGAAatcttcaatatattaattataagaccaaatgttatattatgttttaaatattttctactagTTGAACCTGTGATATTCTTCGCTACGCTGTGATTTATGTTGTACCTTTTCTTGTCCGCTTGTCCGATTTCAGGACaagcaatatacatatatttaaagaatatctGTAAGGTTAGAACATTaagtacaaattaattaaatataaaaggtaTCATAGTATATTTTTTGCGAAAGTTTATCATAGCTAGACTATTGACTAGTAAAAGGTCAGGAACTTAATGTTatgttctttttatttacactCTAAGTATATTATGTGTTTTCATAatctaaaagtttataaatatcttatttttgtttaatttaacattctaTGTTTAAATACTAGAATCTACCAAAgccaataatattaatagaatatgaTACTCCTTCGGCTGTCtctaatacaaaaaaataaaagaaacaacattccTACACTACTATGATGAATTACTCAAAAAATTACTTGACCGTTATATAGTACAAATAactattaatgaaatttttaatatgttagaGGTTTGTGGGGAGAAATAAACACGAAGATGCAGCTCGATTAAAGTTATCACTTTATTAATGAACAGAAGAGCGATGAGCGCACGTGTGCTCACGACGACAGATCATAGAAAAGACTAACTGGTTAAGAAAGGCGTCGCGGTAGACGCGTTAATCGCCGTACGGTAGCGCCCCACGCGCAACGCTGAACAAACGGACAACTTTCAACTTTTAACATTCCCCCTCGTTTATGCGGGGGTGGAATTTTGTCTGTCCTAACAGGGTTAGGCATTTCCGGTGCTTTGGTCCGGGCAGACCCTTTGTGAGCACGTCTGCGGCCATGTCCTCAGTCGGCATGTATCTTAGCTCGATGTTGTGGTTCCTCACGGCCTCGcgtacaaaatgatgtcaaatGTCAATGTGCTTCGTGCGGGAGTGGAACACCGGATTGGCCACGAGCTTCTGTGCACCTATATTATCGGACAATAGTGTGATGTTcgctaaattattaaaaccgAGTTCCAACAGGAACCGCCGTAAATAGATCGCTTCCTTCGACGCCTTGCAAATTCCCATGTATTCTGCCTCCGTTGAGGATAGAGCAACGGTTTGCTGTTTTTGAGATTCCCATGTCACGATTCCGCTGGCAAGGATGAAGGCGAAACCAGTGTATGACCTCCTATCCTCGAAGCAGTTCGCCCAGTCGGCGTCAACGTATCCGATAAGAGAGCGACCCGACCGTTTGTAAGAGATGCCGAGATCCGGCGTCCCTCGCAGGTAACGTAGTACTCGTTTGGCGG
The nucleotide sequence above comes from Linepithema humile isolate Giens D197 chromosome 4, Lhum_UNIL_v1.0, whole genome shotgun sequence. Encoded proteins:
- the LOC136999500 gene encoding uncharacterized protein encodes the protein MSSEFSALLNGQRDLHGCMSRFVDNLKKMGASNITQSAIETRIKLLDQMWAKFETQYDLIRAAYKERYDESKYVTSNFFEIAENTYVQQRSALAEYLKRFQGSTKKLIRLLTVTGENYTRAWALLEKHYKNKKELIRSNFATFTAMAKMKADTAEELSRVYHAVTAAVNAQESIGKPNETHGMDLFNHLIIDLFDPRTRLEWKSSTCDSFNPPEYDTLLNFLSKRILTLNAAKPRSAAKVTSDASRSAKSHFVKHGSSSSLCPLQEAPLYHAVQWVQGKVRK